The Chrysiogenia bacterium genome includes a window with the following:
- a CDS encoding HAD family phosphatase, whose protein sequence is MSTDINPNLKVVVVDLDKTLVKGSLNLILAKSEARGMTALKMIPKLVKLTVSAPGNPDLAGQMIDVGSGLFVGKREDEFLARLEKTYRDIKPRLFAHMRKRIIDHKQAGAKIWLAGPAPQQLVDIFAKDLGADRAFGVRMVKDSKGRLTEQVEEPLVYREGKRDAVLAALKDEGVDPKDVRFYSDSISDVPLLEAVGEPVCTNPSDELRAEAKKRGWPIEEYHETMG, encoded by the coding sequence ATGAGCACCGACATCAATCCCAATCTCAAAGTAGTCGTCGTCGATCTCGACAAGACCCTCGTGAAGGGCAGCCTGAACCTCATTCTGGCCAAGTCCGAGGCACGCGGAATGACGGCACTGAAGATGATCCCCAAGCTTGTAAAGCTCACGGTCTCCGCTCCGGGCAATCCCGATCTGGCCGGACAGATGATCGACGTGGGCAGCGGGCTGTTCGTTGGGAAGAGAGAGGACGAATTTCTCGCCCGTCTGGAAAAGACCTACCGTGACATCAAACCACGTCTGTTCGCTCACATGCGAAAACGCATCATCGACCACAAGCAGGCAGGCGCGAAGATCTGGCTGGCCGGCCCGGCGCCGCAGCAACTTGTCGATATCTTTGCCAAAGACCTGGGCGCCGACCGTGCTTTCGGGGTTCGCATGGTCAAGGACTCAAAAGGCCGGCTCACCGAGCAGGTCGAGGAGCCGCTCGTCTACCGCGAGGGCAAGCGCGACGCCGTACTGGCCGCGCTCAAGGACGAGGGCGTTGATCCAAAGGACGTGCGCTTCTACTCCGACAGCATCTCGGACGTGCCCCTCCTCGAAGCCGTGGGAGAGCCCGTGTGCACCAACCCCTCCGACGAGCTACGCGCCGAAGCGAAAAAACGCGGCTGGCCCATCGAGGAATACCACGAGACCATGGGCTGA
- a CDS encoding GMC family oxidoreductase N-terminal domain-containing protein, whose protein sequence is MKHDVIIVGGGTSGAVLAARLSEDAGCSVLLLESGADDAAYPTSIRTPHRLWDEILQARHSRRQLVRMRGNLLPTPMIRGNVLGGTSAVNFLAAVRGQPEDYNSWAALGCDGWSWNELLPSFKRAETDLDFGENSLHGGSGPLTLRRWKAAEFARCHKVLLEGARELGESVSEDVNNRDTLPGVGVFPGTVQEDGRQRLTVSQAYLTSDVRSRENLTIRTNAPVARVLVEGRRALGVELMGGEQIRGSEVILSCGAFESPKLLLLSGIGPAGQLRAQGIALKHDLPAVGENLQDHVGISLLYRAPHEGPLRGSPAKVVWMGDLYGSGEVDFHIFACPIRSAPGLGTLVHVYAFQLQPRTRGRVFLRSGSPKAAPGLDLNFLTDPEDLRDLHAIAGKVEAWEGTRAFRSWGARRLSPPFALSTPARTRLAKRTNTISYFHQVGSCAMGAHEGSSVLDSQCRVHGLEGLRVVDASAMPRIIRGNTYLCCVVFAERVSEMMRTG, encoded by the coding sequence ATGAAACACGACGTCATCATCGTCGGTGGTGGCACCAGCGGAGCTGTGCTTGCCGCCCGGCTGAGTGAGGATGCCGGGTGCTCGGTTTTGCTCCTGGAGTCAGGCGCCGACGACGCAGCCTATCCCACATCCATTCGCACGCCGCATCGGCTCTGGGACGAGATCCTTCAGGCACGCCATTCCCGGCGGCAGCTCGTACGAATGCGCGGAAACCTGCTGCCCACGCCCATGATCCGCGGCAATGTGCTGGGTGGGACATCCGCGGTGAACTTTCTGGCGGCCGTGCGGGGCCAGCCCGAGGACTACAACTCATGGGCGGCGCTGGGGTGCGATGGCTGGTCCTGGAACGAATTGCTTCCCTCCTTCAAGCGCGCCGAGACGGACCTCGATTTCGGAGAAAATTCGCTCCATGGCGGAAGCGGGCCACTCACCCTGCGCCGCTGGAAGGCTGCTGAGTTTGCCCGTTGCCACAAAGTGCTGCTGGAGGGGGCGCGCGAACTGGGGGAGTCGGTCAGCGAGGACGTCAACAACCGTGACACGCTTCCAGGCGTCGGTGTCTTTCCCGGAACCGTTCAGGAGGACGGCCGACAGCGGCTCACCGTCAGCCAGGCCTATCTCACGTCCGACGTTCGGTCCCGAGAGAACCTGACGATTCGAACGAATGCGCCGGTGGCACGGGTGCTGGTGGAGGGACGGCGCGCGCTCGGCGTGGAACTCATGGGCGGCGAGCAGATTCGCGGCAGCGAGGTCATCCTGAGCTGCGGGGCCTTTGAGTCGCCAAAGCTGCTGCTGCTCTCAGGGATCGGGCCGGCAGGTCAGCTTCGCGCGCAGGGGATTGCGCTCAAGCACGACCTGCCCGCTGTGGGCGAGAACCTGCAAGACCATGTCGGGATCTCGCTACTCTATCGCGCGCCGCACGAGGGGCCGCTTCGGGGCTCGCCCGCGAAAGTGGTCTGGATGGGCGACCTGTACGGCAGTGGCGAGGTCGACTTCCACATCTTCGCCTGCCCGATTCGAAGTGCGCCGGGCCTTGGCACACTTGTGCATGTCTATGCCTTCCAGCTCCAGCCCAGGACGCGCGGTCGGGTGTTCCTCCGCTCGGGAAGTCCCAAGGCCGCGCCGGGGCTGGACCTCAACTTCCTTACCGACCCCGAAGACCTGCGGGACCTGCATGCCATCGCGGGCAAGGTCGAAGCCTGGGAGGGGACGCGCGCGTTTCGGAGTTGGGGCGCACGGCGTCTCTCGCCGCCCTTTGCGCTCTCCACACCGGCGCGCACGCGTCTGGCCAAGCGGACGAACACGATCAGCTATTTTCACCAGGTGGGAAGCTGCGCCATGGGTGCGCACGAGGGAAGCTCAGTGCTGGATTCCCAGTGCCGCGTGCACGGGCTGGAGGGGCTCCGCGTCGTGGATGCCAGCGCGATGCCGCGGATCATTCGCGGCAATACGTACCTGTGCTGCGTGGTCTTTGCCGAACGGGTTTCGGAGATGATGCGGACGGGATAG
- a CDS encoding response regulator, with translation MGEKTVLVVEDDRLTRNAIAEGLHDLPYQVIFASNGTEALEFFESEGPDAVIVDVLLPKLSGFEVCERIRKTHPDLPIIFISAVYKSLAVQNEAKSKYGANEFLTKPLNINLLREKLGKYVAPNSAPPVAEQPDEETEVSEPNREVDGDLAKEALAAIFFKIFRFQETGTLHLQKEKVKKTILFEHGHPVQTQSNLLMETLSRILLSRGALNQQQLEDTRLIAKQRGKLHGQVLTDLGLITPKALEDTLVFQHEERLLNAFAWTEGHFVFVRGATLDDEAIRRQVDFPRVFMLGVLERMPFEAIRDRMAPLATHKVGWQPEPHEPLAAFALETEQRQMLSHIDGQKTLKELLKDSAQPDHLLRLIYGLVVASSLAIAEKLSERELEATAAIRDEISHARDVESAPQIDEEFSLVEQIAKKYTTLHTDNYFEMLEVGEDASEKEIRQSYLRLSKLYHPEKVGAAVDSESRDMVEEIYVKITTAYEILSDEDDREEYLSELHAS, from the coding sequence ATGGGCGAGAAGACAGTACTCGTAGTTGAGGACGATCGCCTGACGCGTAACGCGATTGCGGAGGGTCTGCACGACCTTCCCTATCAGGTAATCTTTGCCTCCAACGGCACGGAAGCTCTCGAATTTTTCGAGTCCGAGGGCCCCGATGCTGTGATCGTTGATGTACTCTTGCCCAAACTCAGTGGATTCGAAGTCTGCGAGCGGATTCGCAAGACTCACCCGGATCTTCCAATCATCTTCATCAGCGCCGTCTACAAGTCACTGGCCGTCCAGAACGAAGCCAAATCCAAGTACGGCGCCAACGAATTCCTGACCAAACCGCTCAACATCAACCTGTTGCGCGAGAAGCTCGGAAAATACGTTGCACCCAACTCGGCCCCGCCCGTGGCAGAGCAGCCCGACGAGGAAACGGAGGTTTCCGAGCCAAACCGGGAAGTCGACGGGGATCTGGCCAAGGAAGCGCTTGCGGCAATTTTCTTCAAGATCTTCCGTTTCCAGGAAACCGGCACGCTGCACCTGCAGAAGGAAAAGGTTAAGAAGACCATCCTCTTCGAGCACGGCCATCCGGTGCAAACCCAGTCGAACCTGCTCATGGAGACGCTGAGCAGAATCCTGCTCTCGCGCGGCGCGCTCAATCAGCAACAGCTCGAGGACACGCGCCTCATCGCCAAGCAGCGCGGCAAGCTCCACGGCCAGGTGCTCACTGACCTGGGCCTCATCACCCCAAAGGCGCTCGAAGACACGCTCGTGTTCCAGCACGAAGAACGGCTGCTCAACGCTTTCGCCTGGACAGAAGGGCATTTCGTTTTCGTTCGCGGCGCGACCCTGGACGACGAAGCCATTCGCCGCCAGGTCGATTTTCCCAGGGTCTTTATGCTGGGCGTGCTGGAGCGAATGCCCTTTGAAGCCATCCGTGACCGCATGGCACCGCTGGCCACCCACAAGGTCGGCTGGCAGCCTGAACCCCATGAGCCACTCGCGGCATTCGCACTCGAAACTGAGCAGCGCCAGATGCTCTCCCACATCGACGGGCAGAAGACACTCAAGGAGCTTCTGAAAGACTCCGCCCAGCCCGACCACCTCCTGCGCCTGATCTACGGCCTCGTCGTTGCGAGTTCCCTCGCTATCGCCGAGAAGCTCAGCGAACGCGAGCTGGAAGCCACCGCCGCAATCCGCGATGAGATCAGCCATGCCAGGGACGTCGAGAGCGCGCCGCAAATCGACGAGGAGTTCAGCCTCGTTGAACAGATCGCCAAGAAATACACCACGCTGCACACCGACAACTATTTCGAGATGCTCGAAGTCGGCGAGGATGCGAGCGAGAAAGAAATTCGTCAGTCCTACTTGCGTCTGTCAAAACTCTACCACCCCGAAAAAGTCGGTGCCGCTGTCGACAGCGAGTCTCGTGACATGGTCGAGGAAATCTACGTCAAGATCACCACAGCGTATGAAATTCTTTCCGACGAAGATGACCGTGAGGAATACCTCTCGGAACTCCATGCTTCCTGA